A genomic stretch from Juglans microcarpa x Juglans regia isolate MS1-56 chromosome 3S, Jm3101_v1.0, whole genome shotgun sequence includes:
- the LOC121258719 gene encoding uncharacterized protein LOC121258719 — protein MEDKRWRNIWDLEVPGVVKLFLWKAANNLLPTKKNLFKRKVVQDPSCPICFAEEESVMHALWECKAANDIWADERSIVQKWICKEANFMQLWEKLIARLNMSQLEEMRLSCPRKIFTSAIAGLEEYRNSQRVQRQDVHPSSADKNRHKWQLLEADFVKVNWDASLHLKRKRIGVGIMIRDAKGETLVAVCDQRKHVQDPSVAECHALWKALELCNELNIQKVMFKGDVKAIVSAVNSEEEDLSSVDFLVDDIHSMLRNIPNWSLHFAYREKK, from the exons ATGGAAGATAAGAGATGGAGGAATATTTGGGATTTAGAAGTTCCAGGAGTGGTCAAGTTGTTCTTATGGAAAGCAGCAAATAACTTGCTTCCCACCAAGAAGAACTTATTTAAAAGGAAGGTAGTGCAGGATCCAAGTTGTCCCATCTGTTTTGCAGAAGAAGAATCAGTTATGCATGCTCTTTGGGAGTGCAAAGCAGCAAACGATATATGGGCTGATGAGAGAAGCATAGTACAGAAATGGATTTGTAAGGAGGCTAATTTTATGCAGCTGTGGGAGAAATTGATAGCAAGACTGAACATGTCACAGCTTGAAGAGATG AGACTTTCTTGCCCTAGGAAAATCTTCACTTCAGCTATAGCAGGACTTGAAGAGTACAGGAATTCTCAAAGGGTTCAAAGGCAGGATGTTCATCCATCAAGTGCAGACAAGAACAGACACAAATGGCAGTTACTAGAGGCTGATTTCGTGAAGGTTAACTGGGATGCATCATTACATTTAAAGAGGAAGAGAATAGGAGTGGGAATTATGATTAGAGACGCGAAGGGAGAGACATTGGTAGCTGTTTGTGATCAGAGGAAGCATGTTCAAGATCCATCAGTGGCAGAATGCCATGCACTTTGGAAGGCATTGGAGTTGTGTAATGAGTTGAACATTCAAAAGGTTATGTTTAAAGGAGATGTCAAGGCTATTGTTTCAGCTGTTAACAGTGAGGAGGAGGATCTGTCCAGTGTTGATTTTTTAGTTGATGATATACATTCAATGCTCAGAAACATACCAAATTGGTCTTTACATTTTgcttatagagaaaaaaaatag